DNA sequence from the Streptomyces sp. HUAS 15-9 genome:
TTCCTCCTGCACCCTTGACAATTTGAATCGTAGATAAGGATTGAGTGGATCGAGTCGCAGCGCCTTGTGGTACCAGTCCATCGCCTCATCGTTTTTGTGATCTTTGTGCAGCAGACTCCCTCTTTGGAATGCCTCAAACAATTCAGAGGGGAGCTCGCGCCCTACCCAGTCACGCCAGGGAGGGTGCTTTCCTGCGCGGGTGACGGGCAGGAGCGACGCGACAACCCAGTACGCGGCGCTGCTGACAGCCTCTTCCCAGTTTGATCCCCACACCGTTGTCATACGGCAGCCGCCGAGCGCGTACGAGGTAACGGTCACGGTCATGCCGTACCGAGGTTCCTGGTTGCGGACCTGTAGTTCTCCCCTGACCCGGTATGCGATTTTCGGCCTCAAGCGCGCCAGGAACCGCATCATGCTTGCCCCGAGACGTTTCGGGTCGGGGTCGATGTCCCCGACCAGGTCGAGGACGCTTTCCGCAGGTGGTTCGGGGACACCGGGCGGCGGGTACAGGCTCGTCTCCGACAGCTGCTTGCGGAATTGCGCGGTCAAATCAGCTACTGGCGGGGTCACGGACTTCCCGGTGGCATCCTGAAGCTGCTGTACCTCGACCGGGCCAGGCTTGTACTACAGCCTCACTTCCTGGGCGGCCGATCACGTCCGGTCCGAATCGGGCACCGTCTCGGAGGTCTGGTGTGGAACAGCAACTCACGGTGCGTGACTGACGCTGTCACTGGGCACGAAATGTAGTACCAGCGCGTCAGCGCAGCGCCGACCCAAGCCACTTGGTCACTTCATGGGCGGCATGCGTGCCGACCTTTTCCATGAGCTTCTGAAATCGACTGGAAACGGATATGCGTTGATGATCTTCGGGTGCTGACTGAGAGTCTGCGTCGAGTTCACGGAGTTCACGCAGTGATGCTTCTATGTATGGGTCCAAGTGCTTGACATAGCTCTCAATCCACGACGCAACATTGGACTTATTTACGCCGCCTTCAAGCATGAGGTCCGAGCTCAGCATCATCCAGACGACTCCTTCTTCATCTGGTTCAAGCCAGGAGAGAGTTCCGTGAGTATCGAGTCGGCCGTTCCAGTCATTTGAAACCACCATGGCAATCATGCTGAGATGATCGGCGACCCGCACTGGAGCGCACCTCATTGTTAGTCGACTGCTACTGATGGGATCGATCCAGACGTAGGCCGGATCGCCATCCTTGTCTATAAACGTGCAGAAGACTTTGTCATCTTTGACTTGCGCACTCGATATCCTTGAGTTGCGGCTGGCGATATCCCGCAACTCGGCAGGACTGATGCTATCAATGGACATTTGTGAAACTCCCTCGGACTTCTCGTCGAAACTCCCCGCGGCTCGCGGGATATCGACCATGACAGCCTGCCTTGTACTACAGTCGCAGATCTTCGGGTTCGCGACAGAACCTGATCGTTTCGTGCCCAGTGACAGCGTCAGTCACGCGCCGTGAGTTGCTGTTCCACACCAGACCTCCGAGACGGTGCCCGATTCGGACCGGACGTGATCGGCCGCCCAGGAAGTGAGGCTGTAGTACGAGGACTACCGGGCCATCACTCGTTCGCGGGCCGGGCCGCGCGCTATGTACTCAGTCAGAGATCCTCGTAAGCGGCGTTGAACACGGCGAACCAATCGTTCGGCGCGGGATGAGTAAGAGGCCATGGCAACCCATCGTCGCCGTATGCTTCCAGGATCCGATATGTGTGATCCAGGCAATTATTTGCCCAAGCGCTGTACCCGCTAGATCCGGTTTCCTTGGCCTTGGCTTCCGCCGCCGCCCAATCGGCATCGTTAACCCTGCACTGTTTCAATGCATGGTAACGGCGGGAGCGGAACTCGGACAGCATCTCATCCGCACTGGCGAAGCGCTTCGCCCACCAGCCGTTCTGCCCGCCAGGTGGGATGACGGGGGCTCCGCCGAAGTTCTCGGTAGAGCCAGCATAGAAGTCGCCGTCGGCGAGTAAGAACCCCCAACCTACGTGACCTGCTCTCCCGGGGGGAAGGGGAGCTCCGTCCCTGCGTAGGAATACGAACTCGTACCCGTCCATCAGTAGCCCCCTCCTCGACAGGATCGATTCGGGCTCTTGATCCAAGCCTCTCATGAGCATCAAGGACCCGCATTTCCGTCGGTTGTTCAAGCCGTAAAGTAGGGCGCTCGCATGGACCGCCCTCCGCCGCCCTCAGTCGAGGGCGGCCGATCACGTCCGGTCCGAATCGGGCACCGCCTCGCAGGTCTGGTGTGGAACAGCAACTCACGGCGCGTGACTGACGCTGTCACTGGGCACGAAACGATCAGGTTCTGTCACAAACCCGAAGATCTGCGGCTGTAGTACCTGGCTCGGCCCAGCATGCTTCCGTTTGACATCGGAGCCTGCGAGTAGCTCCATGGAGGTGAATAGTCTCTGGATGAGGTGCTTGTTCTCCGGCGCCGACCAAGGAATGCAGCGGCGGCATCTGAAGCCGATCCGGGTTAATTGTGCGACCGTCCTTAATTTTGGGTGCTTACTTGACATGTGGAGTTGGGTCTACCGAGTAGGCCCGTGACATTGTCCAAATCCCCTGCCCAAATTTTGGAGAGAACGCATGATAGTCAGGTCGCCGCAATGCCACCCAATAAGGAAGAAGGGGGTGGCCCCGCTGGCCATGCTCGCCTTCCTGGCTTCGCTAGGCCTTTTCTTTGTTTTCTCCTCAGTTCCAGCCTCGGGGGTGGAGGCAGGGGTTGGATCGGTGATCAAATCCCCGGCTAAATTCCTGTATCCCCTTTCGCAGGCTCAGTTCAATCAGTACTGCCTCGATGCGGGGTATGAGCAGGGGGTAACCGCACTCGGAAGCGACGCAGAATCATTGCGCTGTGTTGACGAGGACGGCACTAAGGTTGTATTCGACGTCGACTTCGTGTGCGCGTCGGCCTATCCTCAAATGGAAGTTCCGCGCAGCCGACTCATGACCATGGGTGCGACGTACTCTGCCTGGCAATGCATGGATGTTGTGAACTATGCAGGGCCGCCTGATTTTGAGGCTGCCTGTAAGTCCATAGGGAAGGAATTGATATTTGTAGGCCACCCGCAAGGTTACTTGGCGTATGGGTGGCGATGCAGTCCGCCTGTGGAGTTCGTTCCGGTAACCCAGAATTGCAAAGATCTGTACGGACCCAACGCCATTGACAGGGTAGATAACGTTCGAAGTGACGAAGTTGAAGTAGCGTGGGGCTGCTACATGCTAAGAGCATCGTGACGACGGGCGAGCATAATCCTGACTGTGGTGACCGAGATACCAATGTCTGCTGCGATTTGCCGGATGGGCTGCTGTAGTACATGTCGGCGGTGGATGACGTCTGGGAGGCGGTCGGTGTAGGCGGGGCGGCCGCCAGCCTTTCGGACGGGGACTCCGTCTTTGCGCAGGGCGAGGCGGACGGCGGCCTGGCTGACGTGTTCGCGGTCGGCGATGGTCTGCAGGGACAGCCCGTCGTTCTCGTACCAACTCCGCCACCGCTGGACGCGCTGGGCGGTGTCCTGGGTCTGGCGGTAGCGCGGAGGGCTCCAGTCGACGGGGTGCTCGGCCAGCAGGTAGCGGGCGTGTGCGGTGGTGGTACCCAGGCTCTCCGCGAGCCGGGCGATGGAGAACGCTCCTGTCGGGGAGTGGCGTTGGAACTGTTCGGGCGTGATGCTGCGATCTCTCGGTTTCGGGGCAGTGGTTTTGAGGGACGGTTGGTTGTGGGGGGTTGTTGCTGGTCAGGGGCTGTTTTTGTGGTGTGGGTTCACTGTCGTGTGGGTGAGAGATCGGGGTGGATGACGCTGTCCTGGGGGTTTATCGCATGAGGGGTGACGTTGTCTCAGTTTCGTGGGTTCCTATCCGCTGGCGGGTGGATGGTTGGTGTGCTCGGTGTGTGGTTGAGGAGGAGCTGGGCGGGGCTTCGGAGGGGTCGGGCGGGGTGTCGGTTGGTGGGTTGCCTGCTGCGTCTGTTCGGGCGTTGCGTGTTCCGGTGGTGCGCCGGTTGCTCGCGTTGCGCCGGTAGGGGAGGCCCTTTACCGGGCAAGTGAGGGTGATGGCTCAGTCGTTGGGGGTGAAGGGAGCATGTGGTGTGGCGGTGGCTGGCTGCTGCTGAGCGGGATGGTGCGGCGGCTGCGGCGCTGGGGGGAGCGGGCTCCCTACCGTGGGCGGTTCGTGGTCATGGACGAGGTCCGGGCTCTGCTCGTGCTGTGGAAGGGGAATGTTGCTGCGGTCCATCGTGAGCTGATTGCTCGCGCGGCCAGGGGTGAGGGGGAGTCGCCTCCGTCGATTCCGACGCTGCACCGGGCGATTCGCCGTGATCTGTCGCCGGGGGGGCTTGTGGGAGGTGAGCGGGTGGCGCGGAAGCATGATGTGTTCCTGGCCCGGCCGCGTGGGTGGTGTAACCGGGTGTGGGAGACCGGCCATGTCCAGGCCCCGGTGCTGGTCGATGTCGACGGTACCGTGCGGCGGCCGTGGATCACCTGGTTCACCGGCTGCGCGGCGAACGCGATCACGGGTGTGGCCATCACGCCGGGAGATCCGTCGGGGGAGTCGGTGCTGGCCGCGCTGCGTTCCGCGGTCCTGCGTGAGGACCCCTACGGCCCGTTCGGCGGCCTGCCCGAGAAAGTACGTGTCGACCGCGGAAAGGACTTCCTGTCCAGGACGGTGTCCGCTGCGTTCGATCTCCTGGACGTGACGGTGGAGGACCTGCCCGCCTACACCCCCCACCTCAAGGGCACCGTGGAGGTCCTGAACCGTGCGGTGGAGAGTATGTTCCTGGCCGCGCTGCCCGGCTATGCCCGCCAGCCGCGCCCTGGCAAACGCTCTTCCCGCCCGAAGGACGAAGTGCTGCTTGTTTCGAGGACTTCACCGCCCGGCTGTGGGACTGGATGCTGTGGTGGAACACCGAGCACCGCCCCGCCCCGCTGCGGGGCAAGACTCCGCTTGAGGCGTGGCAGGACGATCCCACCCCGCTGCGGGACGTGCCCGCGACAGATTTGTGGACGTTCACCCTGGAAGATGCCGGTACCCGCACGCTGACCACCCGCGGAGTCCGCTTCAGGAAACGCGACTACGTGGGAGCGTGGATGACCGGCCAGGCAGGCATCCAGGTCCGCATCCGCTTCATGCCCCATCACGACCATCGCATCGAGGTCTACCACGCGGCCACCGGCCGCTACCTCGGCCCCGCCGACCTGGCCGACCAGGCCACCGAGGAACAGGTCAGCGCCGTACGGCGGGTAAGGGCCGCCCGCACCCGCCGCCTGAAGAAGGACCTGGAGGCCGCCCAGCGCGAGCGCTACGCCGCCGTGAACCAGCCCGAAGAACCCAGGCGGCTCGGCGCGCTGACCACCGTGCAGGCCGACGCCGAACTCGCCCAGGCCGCCGGCACCGACCTGTCGTAGTTGTCGCTGCCGGACCTCATCCCGCCCTCCGCACCGCCAGCGGGGTGGCGTACCCCTGCGTCCCTGGCCGCGCTCACCACGCCAGGCCGCCCCGCCCCGCTCCCGTCCGGGAGGGATGGCGCTTCCGCTGCGGACGGCCCGGACGGGCGGGATCCCACCACCGACGAAGACGGAGGCGCTTCGTGACCGCGGCTGCCTACCAGTACGTCGACCTGCCTGATGCGTCCGTGGTCACCACCCGCGCCCTGCTCACCGCCCGGGAGAACATCACCGACACGGTCGCCGCGCGGGCGATGATGTGCATCCACGGTGGAGCCGGCTTCGGTAAGACCCTCGCCGTCAACATCTGCCTGCGCGGGCTCGAACCCGGCGAGGACGTCCGCAAGATCACTTTCCGTGCCCGGCCGACGGCCCGTGCGGTGCGCTACGAGCTGTTCACCGCGCTCGGCCCGGCGGGTGAACCGCCGCGCCATTCCAGCGAGTTCGACCGTCTGCTGAAGACCGCTCTGGCCGAGCGGCCCCGCACGTTCCTGGTGGACGAGGCCCAGTGGCTGAACGGGGAGGCGTGTGGATGAGCCGGTTGTTTCGCTGGTGGGGGTTGCTTTTTCTTCGGTGGGTCGTTGGGTTCGTCGGTGGTGCCGTTGCTGTTCAGGTGC
Encoded proteins:
- a CDS encoding tetratricopeptide repeat protein — translated: MTPPVADLTAQFRKQLSETSLYPPPGVPEPPAESVLDLVGDIDPDPKRLGASMMRFLARLRPKIAYRVRGELQVRNQEPRYGMTVTVTSYALGGCRMTTVWGSNWEEAVSSAAYWVVASLLPVTRAGKHPPWRDWVGRELPSELFEAFQRGSLLHKDHKNDEAMDWYHKALRLDPLNPYLRFKLSRVQEECGLYIDALDMIQGSLIFDGQREDDYTWRLWQSFRHLRRPSYLLHLRRRPRR
- a CDS encoding ATP-binding protein, with the translated sequence MTAAAYQYVDLPDASVVTTRALLTARENITDTVAARAMMCIHGGAGFGKTLAVNICLRGLEPGEDVRKITFRARPTARAVRYELFTALGPAGEPPRHSSEFDRLLKTALAERPRTFLVDEAQWLNGEACG